One genomic window of Maribacter aquivivus includes the following:
- a CDS encoding peroxiredoxin-like family protein, which yields MIKPTTEVPDLKIPLINDTQWSLYDQASTSFTMIVFYRGLHCPVCKNYLEDLATKLKDFSDRGVHLIAISSDSEERAKKAGKEWNVPELPIGYNLPIETAREWGLYVSKKTSDKEPDEFSEPGLFLIRPDNTLYASAIQTMPFARPHWDDILNAIDYVNKNNYPARGGE from the coding sequence ATGATAAAACCCACAACAGAAGTACCTGATTTAAAAATACCTTTGATTAACGATACACAATGGAGCTTATATGACCAAGCTAGTACATCTTTTACTATGATCGTTTTTTATAGAGGATTGCATTGCCCAGTCTGTAAAAATTACTTGGAAGATCTAGCAACAAAATTGAAAGATTTTAGCGATAGAGGTGTTCATTTAATCGCCATTAGTAGTGATAGTGAAGAAAGAGCTAAGAAAGCAGGCAAAGAATGGAATGTACCTGAACTACCTATTGGTTATAATTTACCTATTGAGACTGCTAGAGAATGGGGATTATATGTATCTAAAAAAACATCGGACAAAGAACCAGATGAATTTTCAGAGCCTGGGTTATTTTTAATTCGACCTGATAATACCCTCTATGCAAGTGCTATTCAAACAATGCCATTTGCCAGACCTCATTGGGACGATATTTTGAACGCAATAGATTACGTCAACAAAAACAACTACCCTGCAAGAGGTGGTGAGTAG
- a CDS encoding DsrE family protein, translating to MNNILRTLLVVVVMIASGTEVYGQKKIDEQAVADLQKTPKYGFILTTERHFKGVLSMYDLLIENGVKIEEYEIVVKGKVVTQLVKGSELEEFFEKYKGKVKVSVCSVAMEKLGVAEETLFNGLDVTPTASVRVLQLQANGYNTLTY from the coding sequence ATGAATAATATTTTACGAACTCTTTTAGTAGTAGTGGTAATGATTGCTAGTGGCACAGAAGTGTACGGTCAAAAAAAAATAGATGAACAAGCTGTTGCAGATTTACAGAAAACACCTAAATATGGTTTTATACTTACCACGGAAAGGCATTTTAAGGGAGTGCTAAGTATGTATGACCTTCTTATTGAAAACGGCGTAAAAATAGAGGAATACGAAATTGTGGTTAAAGGTAAAGTTGTGACCCAATTGGTAAAAGGTTCAGAGCTTGAAGAGTTTTTTGAAAAATATAAGGGTAAGGTAAAGGTAAGTGTATGCAGTGTTGCTATGGAAAAACTAGGTGTAGCAGAAGAAACACTTTTTAATGGTCTCGATGTTACCCCAACAGCCTCAGTACGCGTATTGCAACTACAGGCAAACGGTTACAATACGTTAACGTACTAA
- a CDS encoding BLUF domain-containing protein, with the protein MYNLVYKSIANSLTTAQVDEILKESRDFNDKHDITGCLIYHDGFFVQYLEGDAEIVLALFEKIRVDIRHYEVILLSQGNIYSREFDTWSMAYLSDKLPNEAFQYIKLMVSPEFEIPDMSVIPNPTSKRFWLAAKNLLNKIGHDNFN; encoded by the coding sequence ATGTACAATCTTGTGTATAAGTCAATTGCCAATAGCCTAACAACTGCTCAAGTTGATGAAATTCTAAAGGAATCAAGAGATTTTAATGACAAACATGATATTACAGGATGTCTTATTTATCATGATGGATTTTTTGTGCAATATTTAGAAGGCGATGCCGAAATAGTCTTGGCATTATTTGAGAAGATAAGGGTAGATATTCGGCATTATGAAGTTATACTTTTATCTCAGGGTAATATTTATTCAAGGGAGTTTGATACATGGAGTATGGCGTACCTCTCCGATAAACTTCCAAACGAAGCTTTTCAATATATTAAGTTAATGGTTAGTCCCGAATTTGAAATTCCCGATATGTCGGTTATTCCCAATCCAACTTCTAAAAGATTTTGGCTAGCTGCAAAGAATTTATTGAACAAAATAGGGCATGATAATTTTAATTAG
- a CDS encoding exonuclease domain-containing protein — protein sequence MSERKFAIISMTTFGYKPNPLRIVQLTISKLNGEYYEPIFQTNINPEERIPNYIQQKSGLNDSLLLQAPTFSEVANTILRELDDHILVGHNASFLHYALQSEFKYLGYSFKTPQLCSVRLAKKLIPNMTSYELPYLSSVLNIPYTESNNLDDDNAAVAILFQRLILLDDDEMVISKFLEPKVEKENIAPKNIAYQKLNSLPNSPGIYKFQDERAEVLYVGKAKDIKKRVLSHFYNSSEKEITLCDATYHIDFETTGSELIALLREADLINKLDPPFNYIQKKSYVTYHIVPQKNRKGILELKIERRPFQHSPTEIFLKRGDAIKRLIELTKKFRLCPLQTGLKSKLGRCTHGEYNDCDGVCTGEETAGIYNEKVESALEYLNNENDNYVLFEKGRTKEERGFVLVLHGVYQGFGFLDNSQSVSSLEDLKDMLDPKKHSYHTAKIISSYTQRNPWKIKPLEKVGFFLKS from the coding sequence ATGTCAGAAAGAAAATTTGCCATTATTTCGATGACCACTTTTGGTTACAAACCAAACCCCTTAAGAATAGTTCAGCTGACTATAAGTAAACTAAATGGGGAATATTATGAACCTATATTTCAAACGAACATTAACCCCGAAGAACGTATACCAAATTACATTCAGCAAAAATCAGGCTTGAACGATAGTTTATTACTCCAAGCACCTACGTTCTCAGAAGTTGCCAATACCATTTTAAGAGAACTTGATGACCACATATTGGTGGGTCATAACGCGTCATTTCTACATTATGCTTTACAATCTGAATTTAAATATTTGGGGTATTCTTTTAAAACTCCCCAGCTATGTTCTGTTCGATTGGCGAAAAAGTTAATACCGAATATGACCAGTTATGAATTACCTTATTTGAGCAGTGTTCTTAATATTCCATACACAGAATCTAATAATTTAGATGATGACAATGCTGCGGTTGCCATATTATTTCAAAGATTGATTTTGCTTGATGACGATGAAATGGTCATCTCCAAATTCTTAGAACCTAAAGTTGAGAAAGAAAATATAGCACCCAAAAATATAGCTTATCAAAAACTAAACTCTTTACCTAACTCCCCCGGCATTTATAAGTTTCAGGATGAAAGAGCTGAAGTGCTTTACGTGGGCAAGGCGAAGGATATTAAAAAGAGGGTGTTGAGCCATTTCTATAACTCGAGCGAGAAAGAAATAACTCTTTGTGATGCCACTTACCACATAGATTTTGAAACTACTGGCAGCGAACTAATCGCCTTATTACGAGAGGCGGACTTGATCAATAAATTAGACCCACCCTTTAATTATATTCAAAAGAAAAGCTATGTCACCTACCATATCGTACCACAAAAAAACAGAAAGGGCATTCTGGAATTAAAAATTGAAAGAAGACCTTTTCAACACTCCCCCACCGAAATATTTTTAAAGCGAGGTGATGCAATCAAACGCTTGATCGAGCTGACCAAAAAATTTAGATTATGTCCGTTACAAACAGGATTAAAAAGTAAGTTGGGCAGATGTACCCATGGCGAATATAATGATTGTGATGGTGTCTGTACTGGGGAAGAAACGGCAGGAATATATAATGAAAAAGTAGAAAGCGCCTTAGAGTACCTCAACAATGAAAATGACAATTATGTACTTTTTGAAAAAGGAAGAACTAAAGAAGAACGTGGTTTTGTTTTAGTTCTTCATGGTGTTTACCAAGGCTTCGGTTTTCTTGATAATTCTCAATCCGTTTCCAGTCTAGAAGATTTAAAAGATATGCTTGACCCTAAAAAACATTCGTACCATACCGCTAAAATTATTTCAAGTTATACTCAGCGAAATCCATGGAAAATTAAGCCCTTGGAAAAAGTAGGATTTTTTTTAAAATCATAA
- a CDS encoding S24 family peptidase: MIVEDKRLIKKSDNNHRVKSPTQTGFSSPATHYSEPRIDLNDVLVSNSSSTFFIRVVDDEFKEFDAFTNDVLIVDKSLTPKLNQLVLAAVDDSFKIVRIDKTNNVELNIWGVLTYIIKSVL, translated from the coding sequence ATGATTGTAGAAGATAAGCGGTTAATTAAAAAATCTGATAATAACCATAGGGTCAAAAGTCCAACACAGACGGGTTTTTCGAGTCCGGCAACACATTATAGTGAACCTCGAATCGATTTGAACGACGTATTGGTATCCAATTCATCTTCAACATTTTTCATTAGGGTGGTGGATGATGAATTTAAGGAATTCGATGCTTTTACGAACGATGTTTTAATTGTCGATAAATCGTTGACTCCGAAATTGAATCAACTTGTTTTAGCAGCTGTAGACGATAGTTTTAAAATTGTTCGAATTGATAAGACCAATAACGTAGAACTGAATATTTGGGGAGTATTAACCTATATCATAAAGTCGGTACTATGA
- a CDS encoding ATP-dependent helicase produces the protein MSLKEELNKQQLKAVEFSGKHLLVLAGAGTGKTRTIIARAAYLIENGANPSKIQILTFTKKAANEIVERVKASLPQSSGRSLNGATFHSWCNQLIIKYPNLFGAANFTVIDPDDQLGLMKMVSGSHSDVYGKLRIKPQQLLDVYSYARNTKKNLTESIRTLVYKGKEDKDTEYEITAMKPNVEILLRAYQKKKMEQHYLDYDDLLLVVSTQLKSNPEARKLLSQDLDYLLVDEMQDTNPLQWELLSPFIDICSLFCVGDDAQSIYSFRGADFRNVHQFKERVPNSEVYKLEKNYRSTQEILDISNWLLDKSPIDYKKQLQSVRGSGEIPVLLNVSDEWQEANWVADEILKNYTDEDRKFSDHLILSRSQYYTKTLQAVFIRRKIPYVTYGGRKFLQAAHIKDLVSLLRIVNNPYDEIAWVRFLTFWEGIGEVRASRIMAVIIADEGKTDIPTLLQGAIPGKDGIKIAELYNAVQKEKGKVGKMVDIAYDAMSLGLAFRYRKDWIEKRKGDFPVLKLLANSYSSLGEFIGEGLLDNAEKMNGAPVLSESQLETDEEKDHVVISTIHSAKGLEADVCIVLNVSPKAFPSAWSLDDVDAIEEDRRVLYVALTRAKNRLIITRNTASISAIHGKSIPTNSGQKADDAETYFLTAIPDGLIKQETIGYDFKPVKDAAEPNNMDLSSGMDFS, from the coding sequence ATGAGTTTAAAAGAAGAACTTAATAAACAACAGTTAAAAGCTGTTGAATTTTCTGGTAAACATCTTCTAGTACTTGCCGGTGCGGGTACAGGAAAAACACGTACAATAATTGCTAGGGCAGCCTATTTGATTGAAAATGGTGCAAACCCGTCGAAAATACAGATACTCACATTTACCAAGAAAGCTGCTAACGAAATTGTTGAGCGTGTTAAAGCAAGCTTACCTCAATCTAGTGGGCGTTCATTGAATGGTGCTACATTTCACTCTTGGTGTAATCAGTTAATTATTAAATATCCTAACCTGTTCGGGGCAGCCAATTTTACGGTAATTGACCCAGATGATCAATTAGGTTTAATGAAAATGGTTTCTGGTAGCCATAGCGATGTTTATGGTAAGCTTCGAATAAAACCGCAGCAGTTATTAGATGTTTATTCTTATGCCAGAAACACTAAAAAGAATCTGACCGAATCTATACGCACCCTAGTTTATAAAGGCAAAGAAGATAAGGATACCGAGTATGAGATAACTGCTATGAAGCCTAATGTAGAAATTTTACTTAGGGCATATCAAAAGAAAAAGATGGAGCAACATTATCTAGATTATGATGATTTGCTATTAGTGGTATCAACTCAATTAAAATCTAACCCCGAAGCTAGAAAGTTATTATCTCAAGATCTTGATTACTTACTTGTTGATGAAATGCAAGATACCAACCCTTTGCAATGGGAGCTACTTTCGCCATTTATTGATATCTGTAGTTTGTTCTGTGTTGGTGATGATGCACAATCTATCTATTCTTTTAGAGGGGCAGATTTTAGAAATGTGCATCAGTTTAAAGAACGTGTACCCAACTCTGAGGTGTATAAGCTTGAAAAAAATTACCGTTCTACGCAAGAGATATTAGATATTTCGAATTGGTTGTTAGACAAATCGCCCATAGATTATAAAAAACAATTACAGTCTGTACGAGGAAGTGGAGAAATACCTGTATTGTTAAACGTAAGTGATGAATGGCAAGAAGCAAATTGGGTAGCTGATGAGATTTTAAAAAACTATACTGATGAGGACCGAAAATTTAGTGATCATTTAATTTTATCGCGTTCTCAGTATTACACAAAAACTTTACAGGCAGTATTTATAAGAAGAAAAATACCCTATGTCACCTATGGCGGACGCAAATTTTTACAAGCTGCCCATATTAAAGATTTAGTTTCCTTATTGCGAATAGTCAACAACCCTTACGATGAAATTGCCTGGGTAAGATTCCTGACTTTTTGGGAAGGAATTGGTGAAGTAAGAGCTTCTAGAATTATGGCGGTAATTATTGCGGATGAAGGTAAAACCGATATCCCTACCCTACTACAAGGTGCCATACCCGGAAAGGACGGAATCAAGATTGCAGAGCTTTATAATGCCGTTCAAAAAGAGAAAGGTAAAGTGGGTAAAATGGTAGACATTGCCTATGATGCCATGTCGTTAGGATTAGCTTTTAGATATCGAAAAGATTGGATAGAAAAGCGTAAGGGAGATTTTCCTGTTTTAAAACTTTTGGCAAATAGTTACTCGAGCCTAGGTGAATTTATTGGTGAGGGACTATTAGATAATGCTGAAAAGATGAACGGTGCACCTGTGCTAAGTGAATCGCAATTAGAGACCGACGAAGAAAAAGACCATGTAGTTATATCCACCATTCACTCCGCAAAAGGATTGGAAGCAGATGTTTGTATTGTTCTAAATGTTTCTCCAAAGGCATTTCCTTCCGCATGGTCTTTAGATGATGTAGATGCCATTGAGGAAGACCGCAGGGTTTTGTATGTGGCATTAACCCGTGCTAAGAATAGATTGATAATCACCAGAAATACCGCTTCTATATCGGCAATTCATGGTAAATCTATCCCCACAAATTCGGGGCAGAAAGCAGATGACGCAGAAACCTATTTTTTAACGGCTATACCTGACGGATTAATAAAACAAGAAACCATTGGTTACGATTTTAAGCCAGTGAAGGATGCTGCAGAACCAAACAATATGGACTTATCTTCAGGGATGGATTTTAGCTAA
- a CDS encoding sugar phosphate isomerase/epimerase family protein has protein sequence MREDKKGISRRNFTKKSAMALAGIPLVQLDSDLLKPMLTADDAIEVHLFSKHLQFLDYNEMSAAAAEMGFNGLDLTVRPKGHVLPDRVDEDLPAAVETMKKYGLKPKMMTTNVWDITDASQQKVIKSASSLGFEYYRTGWLSYPEDISIEESLIEFATQAKNLEDLNKELGLIGCYQNHAGNHVGAPIWDLPEIFSKTNKEYLGCQYDIRHAIVEGGKSWELDLRRIQSYIKSIVVKDFKWGKKGGMWEPINTPLGEGMVDFNRYFSLLKKYKINVPISLHLEYDLGGAEHGASNITIDKKEVFAKMKKDLTFIKEAWKKAE, from the coding sequence ATGAGAGAAGATAAAAAAGGTATTTCTAGAAGAAATTTCACAAAAAAGTCAGCTATGGCATTGGCAGGCATACCTTTGGTACAATTAGATAGTGATTTGCTAAAACCAATGCTCACTGCAGATGATGCTATTGAAGTACACTTATTCTCTAAACACTTACAATTTCTTGATTATAATGAGATGTCTGCTGCTGCGGCAGAAATGGGTTTCAATGGGTTAGATTTAACGGTTCGCCCAAAAGGTCATGTCTTACCAGACAGGGTAGATGAAGATTTACCAGCGGCAGTAGAAACCATGAAAAAATATGGATTGAAGCCCAAGATGATGACCACAAATGTTTGGGATATTACAGATGCCAGTCAGCAAAAAGTTATAAAGTCAGCTAGCTCATTGGGATTTGAATATTATAGAACAGGTTGGTTAAGTTATCCTGAAGATATATCCATAGAAGAAAGTCTTATAGAATTTGCTACACAAGCTAAAAATTTAGAAGACTTAAATAAAGAGTTAGGATTAATTGGATGCTATCAAAATCATGCAGGCAATCACGTTGGAGCGCCGATTTGGGATCTGCCTGAGATTTTTTCAAAAACGAATAAAGAATATTTAGGATGTCAGTATGATATAAGGCATGCAATAGTAGAGGGAGGCAAAAGTTGGGAGCTAGATTTGCGACGCATTCAGTCGTACATTAAATCTATAGTTGTAAAAGATTTTAAATGGGGAAAGAAAGGTGGAATGTGGGAGCCTATTAATACCCCTTTAGGGGAAGGTATGGTAGATTTTAATCGGTACTTTTCTTTACTTAAAAAGTATAAGATAAACGTTCCCATATCATTACATTTAGAATATGATCTCGGTGGAGCCGAGCACGGCGCGTCGAACATCACAATTGATAAAAAAGAAGTGTTCGCTAAGATGAAAAAGGATTTAACCTTTATCAAAGAAGCATGGAAAAAAGCGGAATAA
- a CDS encoding type IA DNA topoisomerase translates to MKVCIAEKPSVAREIASVLGANTKHDGYYEGNGYAVTYTFGHLCTLKEPNDYKPHWKSWDLNNLPMLPEHFETKVTKDSGIQKQFKIIKQLFDKADVVINCGDAGQEGELIQRWVLNQANYKGKVERLWISSLTTEAIKEGFNNLKSSTDYDNLYYAGFSRAIGDWLLGMNATRLYTLKHGGYKQVLSVGRVQTPTLAMLVDRFKEIENFKPQPYWELQTLYRETLFSYEEGRFLKVEDGEKLANIVKEHDFEIVSTTKKAGNEYAPKLFDLTGLQVYCNTKFGFSADETLKIVQKLYEQKVVTYPRVDTTFLPNDVYPKVPGILKNLTKYDTLTKPLDGKKLKKTKKVFDDSKVTDHHAIIPTGQQMNLQYNQQQVYDIIVRRFIAVFYPDCKVSNTTVIGKAETVKFKTTGKEILEKGWRVVFETPDSQSKEPGILPTFKKGEKGPHEPSFLEKQTKPPKQYTEASLLRAMETAGKKVDDDELRELMKENGIGRPSTRANIIETLFRRKYIKRNKKQVIPTVTGIQLIDTIQNEMLKSAELTGKWEKQLKDIEKGTFSAGSFIKQMKQMVDQLVYEVRSETRKANISAVNNKPAAAASKKKAIKKATGITSEVCPKCKKGTIRKGKSAYGCSEFNKTCDFVIPFKFEGKTISEKQYTRLFQKGSTVNLKGFKVNNASVEGLVRFDESFKLKLEPKKAKVQVKNTSEENNCPKCNKGVIIKGKSAYGCSEYKAGCDFRFSFDAIREKAKGRPLTKDLVFEIFRGA, encoded by the coding sequence ATGAAAGTCTGTATTGCTGAAAAACCATCTGTAGCTCGAGAAATAGCTTCCGTTCTTGGGGCAAATACCAAACATGATGGTTATTACGAAGGCAATGGCTATGCAGTAACCTATACTTTCGGACATCTTTGCACACTTAAAGAGCCAAACGATTATAAACCGCATTGGAAAAGTTGGGATTTAAATAATCTGCCAATGTTACCCGAACATTTTGAAACCAAAGTGACAAAAGATTCTGGTATTCAAAAACAGTTTAAAATTATAAAGCAATTATTTGATAAGGCAGATGTGGTTATAAACTGTGGTGATGCCGGGCAAGAGGGAGAATTAATACAACGTTGGGTATTAAATCAAGCGAACTACAAAGGTAAAGTTGAACGACTTTGGATTTCCTCACTTACCACGGAAGCTATAAAAGAAGGTTTCAATAATTTAAAATCATCTACAGATTACGATAATTTATATTATGCAGGCTTTTCTCGTGCTATAGGCGATTGGCTTTTGGGTATGAATGCTACTCGTTTATACACTTTAAAACATGGCGGCTACAAACAAGTGTTATCTGTTGGGCGTGTACAAACACCAACCTTGGCTATGTTGGTAGACCGGTTTAAAGAGATAGAGAATTTTAAGCCACAACCCTATTGGGAGCTACAAACATTATATCGCGAGACGTTGTTCAGTTATGAAGAAGGACGTTTTCTAAAAGTAGAAGATGGTGAGAAACTTGCCAATATTGTAAAAGAGCACGATTTCGAAATTGTATCTACAACAAAAAAAGCAGGTAATGAATATGCACCAAAGCTTTTTGATTTAACAGGGTTACAAGTGTATTGTAACACCAAATTTGGATTTAGTGCAGACGAGACGTTAAAGATTGTTCAGAAATTATATGAGCAAAAAGTAGTAACCTACCCAAGAGTAGATACTACATTTTTACCTAATGATGTGTACCCAAAAGTACCAGGAATACTTAAGAACCTCACGAAGTACGATACGCTAACAAAGCCTCTTGATGGTAAGAAATTAAAGAAAACCAAAAAAGTTTTTGACGATAGTAAGGTTACAGATCACCACGCTATTATTCCTACCGGTCAACAAATGAACTTGCAATACAACCAGCAGCAGGTTTATGATATAATAGTTCGTCGTTTTATTGCGGTGTTCTATCCAGATTGTAAAGTTTCTAATACAACTGTAATCGGTAAAGCAGAAACAGTAAAGTTTAAAACCACCGGAAAAGAGATTTTAGAAAAAGGGTGGCGTGTTGTTTTCGAAACACCTGATTCACAGTCAAAAGAACCGGGAATATTGCCAACTTTTAAGAAAGGCGAAAAAGGACCACACGAACCTTCATTTTTAGAAAAGCAAACGAAGCCACCAAAGCAATATACAGAAGCTTCACTCTTACGTGCGATGGAAACTGCAGGTAAAAAGGTCGATGACGATGAACTTCGTGAGCTAATGAAAGAAAACGGTATTGGTAGACCCTCTACCCGTGCCAATATAATTGAAACATTATTTCGTAGAAAATATATAAAGCGAAATAAAAAACAAGTGATACCGACAGTTACAGGTATTCAGTTAATAGATACCATTCAAAATGAAATGTTGAAGTCTGCCGAGCTTACCGGTAAATGGGAAAAGCAATTAAAAGATATAGAAAAAGGTACGTTTAGTGCAGGTAGTTTTATCAAGCAGATGAAACAAATGGTGGATCAATTGGTTTACGAAGTTCGAAGTGAAACCAGAAAGGCTAATATTTCAGCTGTAAATAATAAACCGGCAGCAGCGGCTTCTAAGAAAAAAGCTATTAAAAAGGCCACAGGAATAACATCAGAGGTTTGTCCTAAATGTAAGAAAGGCACCATTCGAAAAGGAAAATCAGCTTATGGCTGTTCTGAGTTTAATAAGACTTGTGATTTTGTTATTCCTTTTAAATTTGAAGGAAAAACTATTTCAGAAAAACAATATACAAGACTTTTTCAAAAAGGATCCACGGTGAATTTAAAAGGTTTTAAAGTCAATAATGCTTCCGTTGAAGGTTTGGTTAGATTTGATGAAAGCTTTAAGCTAAAGTTAGAGCCTAAGAAGGCTAAAGTTCAAGTAAAGAATACTTCTGAAGAAAATAATTGTCCAAAATGTAATAAGGGCGTTATCATAAAAGGAAAATCGGCTTATGGCTGTAGCGAATACAAAGCAGGGTGCGACTTTAGGTTTAGTTTCGATGCTATTCGTGAAAAAGCAAAAGGACGACCATTGACCAAAGATTTGGTTTTTGAAATATTTAGGGGAGCATAG
- a CDS encoding ribonuclease activity regulator RraA, translating to MTKIAKATKDKLRKVSTATVATCLFKKGLKNQFIQHVKPLKLGRPTMVGEAYTLRYIPAREDLNPITVFRDPKHLQRVAVEECPEGSVMVIDSRQNARAASAGSILVTRLMVRKAEGIITDGGFRDSAEIADLDFSSYHNRPTAPTNLTLHQAIAINDPIGCGDVAVFPGDIILGDDDGVMVIPAHLADEVADECIQMTLYEDFVLEMVEGGEPVIGLYPMVSDEAKVKFEKWKLDNM from the coding sequence ATGACCAAAATAGCTAAAGCAACAAAAGATAAATTAAGAAAGGTTAGTACGGCAACCGTTGCAACCTGCTTATTTAAAAAAGGATTAAAAAATCAGTTCATACAACACGTAAAACCTTTAAAATTAGGCAGACCTACTATGGTGGGCGAGGCGTATACTTTGCGTTACATACCTGCTCGCGAAGATCTGAATCCTATTACGGTTTTTAGAGATCCAAAGCATTTACAAAGGGTAGCGGTAGAAGAATGCCCAGAAGGTAGTGTTATGGTAATCGATAGTAGGCAAAATGCCAGAGCGGCATCTGCAGGATCTATTTTGGTAACACGATTAATGGTTAGAAAAGCAGAAGGTATAATTACCGATGGTGGCTTTAGAGACTCCGCCGAAATTGCCGATTTAGATTTTTCATCATATCATAATAGACCTACGGCACCTACCAATTTAACATTGCACCAAGCTATAGCTATAAATGATCCTATTGGTTGTGGCGATGTAGCAGTTTTTCCTGGTGATATTATACTCGGAGATGATGACGGAGTAATGGTAATACCGGCACATCTTGCCGATGAGGTTGCAGATGAATGTATTCAGATGACCTTATATGAAGATTTCGTTTTGGAAATGGTAGAAGGAGGAGAACCTGTGATAGGGTTGTACCCAATGGTAAGTGATGAAGCTAAAGTTAAATTCGAAAAATGGAAGTTAGATAATATGTAA
- a CDS encoding response regulator, which produces MKDILTYIERMEELKIYIADDDFDDRDFFMDALKSIDIDTEVSQFDNGVDLMDRLFSDVTLPHVIFLDLYMPIMDGFECLVDIRNFKKFKDIYIIAYSSIYRDREVNQLKEEGANQFLKKSSSLKELRELLSKSLKKVPYKNDEEVLKNEFVVLW; this is translated from the coding sequence TTGAAAGACATACTGACTTATATAGAAAGAATGGAAGAACTGAAAATATATATTGCGGATGACGATTTTGACGACCGTGATTTTTTTATGGATGCATTGAAGAGTATAGATATAGATACAGAAGTATCTCAATTTGACAATGGCGTCGATTTAATGGATAGATTATTTTCTGATGTAACCTTACCTCACGTAATATTTTTAGATTTATATATGCCTATTATGGACGGTTTTGAGTGTCTTGTTGATATCAGAAATTTTAAAAAATTTAAGGATATATACATCATAGCCTATTCTTCAATTTATAGGGATAGAGAAGTGAATCAGCTTAAAGAAGAAGGGGCTAATCAGTTCTTGAAAAAATCATCTTCTTTAAAAGAATTGAGAGAGCTATTGTCGAAGTCTTTGAAAAAAGTACCGTACAAGAATGATGAAGAGGTGTTGAAAAATGAATTCGTTGTTTTATGGTAA